One genomic window of Futiania mangrovi includes the following:
- a CDS encoding EAL domain-containing protein: MVPVSHGVFIVLNAIIAGAVAALAHWMGGSGAAAFAVFLAAFALACLVQSVLSARSQVRTLRRRVAAQDELLTAFKKEFKVTRTLLNQLADSLEDVIRQRDLPSAPAEPVARADAGPAAQPRMPRQERPSGMAAAEPAPAVTRETARAEVPVGGMQTPTATSNLDAMLSLDEGAGWSSPAPAAPQAFHDEAEEETRLVAGGGARYGMTAPRSRTAPERTAPAQAAPAVPAFDDDFDDDFGGDLLDDPTEQVPPMETPSLASALRETAEELQAERGQPDRGGPARVDPFAFLDEPEAAAAPAADHRASRDALASILDELEREDDAVILTRTPPPQAPAPEAEAPRATAPQTPAPRAQAPRAPQAPAPQPERALAPQPVQQPPRQAASPAREVPVAAPAPQPPLEGEAAGLRSRIASALNRPARAEESAQSFAAEPVRSAAFESVEDEPRDSTLGLPLDFDAEDDGDFVDVTAHYSGRELDLDMLAATPAAEVPAEAGPQAGTPAPQPQPAAQAPQPFETTADEEPASDTLAPSLSAWMQGIESQNGAEKPALRSATEEWTDTPDSASAWDDSAWDAPDSDSYAGDETVYAGEPQQTPAASAVPTPAPAALPSLGEVLGAPAEESATFDEDDLPVEGVRRTASAFGRRGRPAAPPAASAQAPAQNAPAPQATAQERVPAQPVSAPQPPRKQVEPKTPAAPPQIRLDVIDTLNWAISQNAVDLFLQPVIKVPERKVHYFEGFSRVRAPDGQYLMPDRYLKPAAESGLIGTIDNLMLSRCMQLVRAMKRAGRDIGVFCNISGNTLKDEVFFEEFLTFMRENRDLARSVIFEMTQATVKEAGEEEWERVRELVRLGFPLSMDNVSDWVIDFGLLARRGFRFIKVDAATALRGMADNGAMIRPNELRDKLHQRGISLIVEKIEDEDTFKRVLACHVDYAQGYLFGAPERIDEGELG; this comes from the coding sequence ATGGTTCCGGTCTCCCACGGAGTATTCATCGTTCTGAACGCCATCATCGCAGGCGCCGTCGCGGCGCTGGCGCACTGGATGGGCGGGTCGGGTGCAGCGGCCTTCGCGGTGTTTCTTGCCGCGTTCGCGCTGGCCTGCCTCGTGCAGTCGGTCCTGAGCGCACGCAGCCAGGTGCGCACCTTGCGCCGGCGCGTCGCCGCGCAGGACGAGCTGCTGACGGCGTTCAAGAAGGAATTCAAGGTCACGCGCACGCTGCTCAACCAACTGGCAGACTCGCTGGAGGACGTGATCCGTCAGCGCGACCTGCCGAGCGCACCCGCCGAGCCGGTCGCCCGCGCCGACGCCGGACCGGCCGCCCAGCCGCGCATGCCCCGGCAGGAGCGTCCCTCCGGCATGGCCGCAGCCGAACCCGCACCCGCCGTGACCCGCGAGACCGCCCGCGCCGAAGTCCCGGTCGGCGGCATGCAGACGCCGACAGCGACGTCGAACCTCGACGCCATGCTCTCGCTCGACGAGGGCGCGGGCTGGTCCAGCCCTGCGCCTGCCGCACCGCAGGCCTTTCATGACGAAGCGGAGGAAGAAACGCGGCTCGTCGCCGGCGGCGGAGCCCGCTATGGCATGACCGCGCCGCGCAGCCGCACGGCGCCGGAGCGCACGGCACCCGCGCAGGCCGCGCCCGCAGTCCCTGCGTTCGACGATGACTTCGACGACGATTTCGGCGGCGATCTGCTCGACGATCCGACCGAGCAGGTGCCGCCGATGGAAACCCCTTCGCTGGCCTCCGCGCTGCGCGAAACCGCCGAGGAACTTCAGGCCGAACGGGGCCAGCCCGACCGTGGCGGCCCGGCCCGTGTCGATCCCTTCGCCTTCCTCGACGAGCCGGAGGCCGCCGCCGCACCCGCGGCCGACCACCGGGCAAGCCGGGATGCGCTGGCCTCCATCCTCGACGAACTGGAGCGCGAGGATGACGCCGTCATCCTGACGCGCACGCCGCCACCGCAGGCGCCTGCGCCGGAGGCCGAGGCTCCGCGAGCGACTGCACCGCAAACGCCCGCACCGCGCGCCCAGGCCCCGCGCGCACCGCAGGCGCCCGCACCCCAGCCGGAAAGGGCGCTTGCGCCGCAGCCCGTGCAACAGCCGCCGCGGCAGGCGGCAAGCCCGGCCCGCGAGGTCCCGGTTGCAGCGCCCGCACCCCAGCCGCCGCTGGAGGGCGAGGCAGCCGGACTGCGCAGCCGCATCGCGTCGGCGCTCAACCGGCCCGCACGCGCCGAGGAATCCGCGCAGAGCTTCGCGGCCGAGCCCGTCCGGTCCGCTGCGTTCGAGTCCGTCGAGGACGAACCGCGCGACAGCACTCTGGGCCTGCCGCTCGATTTCGATGCGGAGGACGACGGCGACTTCGTTGACGTGACCGCCCACTATTCGGGCCGCGAGCTCGATCTCGACATGCTGGCCGCGACACCCGCGGCGGAGGTTCCTGCCGAGGCCGGGCCGCAGGCGGGCACGCCCGCACCGCAGCCGCAGCCGGCCGCGCAGGCGCCCCAGCCCTTCGAGACAACGGCTGACGAGGAGCCTGCATCAGACACGCTGGCGCCGTCCCTCAGCGCATGGATGCAGGGCATCGAGAGCCAGAACGGCGCCGAGAAGCCGGCTCTGCGCTCGGCCACCGAGGAGTGGACCGACACGCCGGACAGTGCGTCTGCCTGGGATGACAGTGCCTGGGATGCGCCGGACTCCGATTCCTATGCCGGCGACGAGACGGTCTATGCGGGCGAACCGCAGCAGACCCCGGCCGCATCCGCCGTGCCCACCCCGGCGCCGGCTGCCCTGCCGAGCCTGGGCGAGGTGCTGGGCGCGCCTGCGGAAGAGAGCGCGACATTCGACGAGGACGACCTGCCGGTCGAAGGCGTGCGCCGGACGGCGAGCGCGTTCGGACGCCGCGGCCGCCCGGCTGCGCCGCCGGCGGCATCCGCACAAGCGCCTGCGCAGAACGCACCCGCTCCCCAGGCGACCGCCCAAGAGCGCGTACCCGCACAGCCGGTATCCGCGCCGCAGCCGCCACGGAAGCAGGTGGAGCCGAAGACGCCGGCTGCGCCGCCGCAGATCCGTCTCGACGTGATCGACACGCTCAACTGGGCGATCAGCCAGAACGCCGTCGACCTGTTCCTGCAGCCGGTCATCAAGGTGCCGGAGCGCAAGGTGCATTATTTCGAAGGCTTCAGCCGCGTGCGTGCGCCCGACGGGCAGTACTTGATGCCCGATCGCTACCTGAAGCCCGCGGCCGAGTCGGGCCTGATCGGCACGATCGACAACCTGATGCTGTCGCGCTGCATGCAGCTCGTGCGCGCGATGAAGCGCGCGGGCCGCGACATCGGCGTGTTCTGCAACATCTCGGGCAACACGCTGAAGGACGAGGTGTTCTTCGAGGAATTCCTGACCTTCATGCGCGAGAACCGCGATCTCGCCCGCTCGGTCATCTTCGAGATGACGCAGGCGACCGTGAAGGAGGCTGGCGAGGAGGAGTGGGAGCGCGTGCGCGAGCTTGTCCGCCTCGGCTTCCCGCTCTCCATGGACAATGTCTCGGACTGGGTGATCGACTTCGGCCTGCTGGCCCGCCGCGGCTTCCGCTTCATCAAGGTGGATGCGGCGACCGCGCTGCGCGGCATGGCCGACAATGGCGCGATGATCCGCCCGAACGAACTGCGCGACAAGCTGCACCAGCGCGGCATCTCGCTCATCGTCGAAAAGATCGAGGACGAGGACACGTTCAAGCGGGTGCTCGCCTGCCACGTGGACTATGCCCAGGGCTATCTGTTCGGTGCGCCCGAGAGGATCGACGAGGGCGAGCTGGGCTGA
- a CDS encoding aspartate aminotransferase family protein, with protein sequence MLDKDMADARSGGGTVPNDLEALWLPFTPNRQFKREPRMISRAKDMHFYTPEGRAILDATAGLWCSNAGHCREPIVRAIQEQAAELDFSPSFQFAHPKGFEVASRIAQLAPGDLDHVFFANSGSEAADTALKIALAYQRSRGEGTRVRLIGRERGYHGTGFGGISVGGMPNNRKFFGPLLAGADHLPHTHLPENRFTRGEPEHGAHLADRLEDLVALHDASTIAAVIVEPFAGSTGVLPPPKGYLKRLREICDKHGIVLIFDEVITGFGRMGTAFGAEYWGVQPDIMTFAKGVTSGTVPMGGVVVRKHIYEAFQTGADHAIDLFHGYTYTAHPLACAAALASLDVYRDEGLFERAGQMAKVLEDAIHTLKGHPLVADIRNCGLAAAVDIVPQPGSPGLRGFESMKRGYFDHDIMLRITADTIAVSPPFIVTEDQIGQSVEAIRAILTSLDGG encoded by the coding sequence ATGCTGGACAAGGACATGGCGGACGCGCGCAGCGGGGGCGGCACCGTGCCGAACGACCTGGAGGCGCTGTGGCTGCCCTTCACCCCGAACCGGCAGTTCAAGCGCGAGCCGCGCATGATCTCGCGCGCGAAGGACATGCACTTCTACACGCCCGAGGGGCGCGCGATCCTGGACGCGACGGCGGGCCTCTGGTGCTCCAACGCCGGCCATTGCCGCGAGCCGATCGTGCGCGCGATCCAGGAACAGGCGGCGGAACTGGATTTCTCGCCGTCGTTCCAGTTCGCCCATCCGAAGGGGTTCGAGGTTGCGAGCCGGATCGCGCAGCTTGCGCCCGGCGACCTCGACCACGTGTTCTTCGCCAATTCGGGCTCTGAAGCCGCGGACACCGCGCTGAAGATCGCGCTCGCCTACCAGCGGTCGCGCGGCGAAGGGACGCGCGTGCGCCTGATCGGGCGGGAACGGGGCTATCACGGTACGGGCTTCGGCGGCATCAGCGTCGGCGGCATGCCGAACAACCGCAAGTTCTTCGGCCCGCTGCTCGCCGGTGCCGACCATCTGCCGCACACCCACCTGCCCGAGAACCGTTTCACGCGCGGAGAGCCGGAGCATGGCGCGCACCTGGCCGACCGGCTGGAGGACCTGGTGGCGCTGCACGATGCGTCCACCATCGCCGCGGTGATCGTTGAACCGTTCGCGGGCTCGACCGGCGTGCTGCCGCCGCCGAAAGGCTATCTCAAGCGGCTGCGGGAGATCTGCGACAAGCACGGCATCGTGCTGATCTTCGACGAGGTCATCACCGGCTTCGGCCGCATGGGCACGGCGTTCGGCGCGGAATACTGGGGCGTTCAGCCCGACATCATGACGTTCGCCAAGGGCGTGACGAGCGGCACGGTCCCGATGGGCGGCGTCGTGGTGCGCAAGCACATCTACGAGGCGTTCCAGACCGGGGCCGACCACGCCATCGACCTGTTCCACGGCTATACCTACACGGCGCATCCGCTGGCCTGCGCTGCGGCGCTGGCGAGTCTGGACGTCTATCGCGACGAGGGCCTGTTCGAGCGGGCGGGCCAGATGGCGAAGGTGCTGGAGGATGCGATCCACACGCTGAAGGGCCACCCGCTGGTCGCCGACATTCGCAATTGCGGGCTGGCCGCGGCGGTCGACATCGTGCCGCAACCGGGCAGCCCGGGCCTGCGCGGCTTCGAGTCCATGAAGCGCGGCTATTTCGACCACGACATCATGTTGCGCATCACCGCCGACACCATCGCCGTCTCGCCTCCCTTCATCGTGACGGAGGACCAGATCGGCCAGTCGGTCGAAGCGATCCGCGCGATCCTGACGTCGCTCGACGGAGGCTGA
- the groES gene encoding co-chaperone GroES, with protein sequence MAFRPLHDRVLVRRIESDTKTAGGIIIPDTAKEKPQEGEIVAVGSGQVREDGSVRALDVKAGDRVLFGKWSGTEVKVDGEELLIMKEADILGIIEGGDKAKKAA encoded by the coding sequence ATGGCTTTCCGTCCGTTGCACGACCGGGTTCTGGTCCGGCGCATCGAAAGCGACACCAAGACCGCCGGCGGAATCATCATTCCGGACACCGCGAAGGAGAAGCCGCAGGAAGGCGAGATCGTCGCCGTGGGCAGCGGCCAGGTCCGCGAGGACGGCTCGGTGCGCGCGCTCGACGTCAAGGCCGGCGACCGCGTTCTGTTCGGCAAGTGGTCCGGCACCGAGGTGAAGGTCGACGGCGAAGAGCTGCTGATCATGAAGGAAGCCGACATCCTCGGCATCATCGAAGGTGGCGACAAGGCGAAGAAGGCGGCCTGA
- the groL gene encoding chaperonin GroEL (60 kDa chaperone family; promotes refolding of misfolded polypeptides especially under stressful conditions; forms two stacked rings of heptamers to form a barrel-shaped 14mer; ends can be capped by GroES; misfolded proteins enter the barrel where they are refolded when GroES binds): protein MAAKELKFDADAREKIIRGVDILANAVKVTLGPKGRNVIIEKSFGSPRITKDGVSVAKEIELTDKFENMGAQMVREVASKTNDLAGDGTTTATVLAQAIVREGMKAVAAGMNPMDLKRGIDFAVTEVVKDLKGRANKIKSNSEVAQVGTISANGEAAIGQMIAEAMQKVGNEGVITVEEAKSLETELEVVEGMQFDRGYISPYFVTNADKMVAELDEPYILIFEKKLSNLQSMLPILESVVQSSRPLLIIAEDVEGEALATLVVNKLRGGLKIAAVKAPGFGDRRKAMLQDIAVLTGGQVISEDLGIKLENVTLDMLGTAKKVRITKDDTTVVDGAGSKDDIQARVSQIKQQIEDTTSDYDREKLQERLAKLAGGVAVIRVGGASETEVKERKDRVDDALNATRAAVEEGIIPGGGVALLKASAKLADLKNDNPDQQRGIDIVRHALQSPIRQISANAGVDGSVVVGKVLESKDDNFGFDAQTETYVDMVKAGIIDPVKVVRTALQDAGSVASLLITTEAMIAEKPKKESAGAPDMGGMGGMGGMDF, encoded by the coding sequence ATGGCTGCCAAGGAACTGAAGTTCGACGCCGACGCGCGTGAAAAGATCATCCGCGGCGTGGACATTCTCGCGAACGCCGTGAAGGTGACGCTCGGTCCGAAGGGCCGCAACGTCATCATCGAGAAGTCGTTCGGTTCGCCGCGCATCACCAAGGACGGCGTTAGCGTCGCCAAGGAGATCGAGCTGACCGACAAGTTCGAGAACATGGGCGCGCAGATGGTGCGCGAAGTGGCCTCGAAGACGAACGACCTGGCCGGCGACGGCACCACGACGGCGACCGTGCTCGCCCAGGCGATCGTGCGCGAGGGCATGAAGGCGGTTGCCGCCGGCATGAACCCGATGGACCTAAAGCGCGGCATCGACTTTGCCGTGACCGAAGTGGTCAAGGACCTCAAGGGCCGCGCCAACAAGATCAAGTCGAACAGCGAAGTGGCGCAGGTCGGCACGATCTCCGCGAACGGCGAGGCCGCGATCGGCCAGATGATCGCCGAGGCGATGCAGAAGGTCGGCAACGAGGGCGTCATCACGGTCGAGGAAGCCAAGTCGCTCGAGACCGAGCTCGAGGTCGTCGAGGGCATGCAGTTCGACCGCGGCTACATCTCGCCGTACTTCGTCACCAACGCCGACAAGATGGTGGCGGAACTGGACGAGCCCTACATCCTCATCTTCGAGAAGAAGCTCTCCAACCTGCAGTCCATGCTGCCGATCCTCGAGTCGGTGGTTCAGTCCTCGCGTCCGCTCCTCATCATCGCGGAAGACGTGGAAGGCGAGGCGCTCGCCACGCTGGTGGTCAACAAGTTGCGCGGCGGCCTGAAGATCGCCGCCGTGAAGGCCCCGGGCTTCGGTGACCGCCGCAAGGCCATGCTGCAGGACATCGCGGTCCTGACGGGCGGCCAGGTGATCTCCGAGGACCTCGGCATCAAGCTCGAGAATGTCACGCTCGACATGCTCGGCACGGCCAAGAAGGTCCGCATCACGAAGGACGACACGACCGTCGTCGACGGGGCGGGCTCCAAGGACGACATCCAGGCGCGCGTCTCGCAGATCAAGCAGCAGATCGAGGACACCACGTCCGACTATGACCGCGAGAAGCTGCAGGAGCGTCTGGCCAAGCTCGCCGGCGGCGTCGCGGTGATCCGCGTCGGCGGTGCGTCCGAGACGGAAGTGAAGGAGCGAAAGGACCGCGTCGACGACGCGCTCAACGCAACCCGCGCAGCCGTCGAGGAAGGCATCATCCCGGGCGGCGGCGTGGCCCTGCTCAAGGCATCCGCCAAGCTCGCCGACCTCAAGAACGACAACCCGGACCAGCAGCGCGGCATCGACATCGTCCGTCATGCGCTGCAGTCCCCGATCCGCCAGATCTCGGCGAACGCCGGTGTCGACGGCTCGGTCGTGGTCGGCAAGGTGCTCGAGTCGAAGGACGACAACTTCGGCTTCGACGCCCAGACGGAGACCTACGTCGACATGGTGAAGGCCGGCATCATCGACCCGGTCAAGGTCGTCCGCACCGCCCTGCAGGACGCGGGCTCGGTCGCCAGCCTGCTCATCACGACGGAAGCCATGATCGCCGAGAAGCCCAAGAAGGAGAGCGCTGGCGCTCCCGACATGGGCGGCATGGGCGGCATGGGCGGCATGGACTTCTAA
- a CDS encoding glycosyltransferase, with product MTGPRHLLHVYATFAVGGPQVRFLSLAKAMGAGFRHSILAMDGDYACAARLDPALDVTLLKDVSVTKGDTLGNRRRFRAVLKEMRPDLLLTCNWGSIEWALANTPRLVPHLHFEDGFGPEEATGQIPRRVWMRRIALRGKTVLLPSHTLYRIARDIWRLPEDRLRLVPNGVDVARFPGTPAPELLAKMGDPAMGPLLGTIAALRPEKNLPRLVEAFAKVNAERPCRLAIAGEGRMREAAEETARKLGVGTRVFFTGYVADPASVVGAFDLFLLSSDTEQMPVSVLEAMASGLAVATTDVGDIAQMVAPQNRPYLVAKDAGALARSALALLADEALRARIGAANREKCERDYSLDAMVESWRTLWEGNV from the coding sequence ATGACAGGCCCACGTCACCTGCTGCACGTATATGCCACATTCGCAGTCGGCGGCCCGCAGGTCCGGTTCCTGAGCCTGGCCAAGGCGATGGGGGCGGGCTTTCGGCATTCGATCCTGGCGATGGACGGGGACTATGCGTGCGCGGCGCGGCTCGATCCGGCGCTCGACGTGACGCTGCTGAAGGACGTGTCCGTCACCAAGGGCGATACGCTCGGCAACCGCAGGCGCTTCCGCGCCGTGCTGAAGGAGATGCGGCCCGACCTGCTGCTGACCTGCAACTGGGGCTCGATCGAATGGGCGCTGGCGAACACGCCGCGCCTCGTGCCGCACCTGCATTTCGAGGACGGGTTCGGGCCGGAGGAGGCGACGGGGCAGATCCCGCGCCGGGTGTGGATGCGGCGGATCGCGCTGCGCGGCAAGACGGTGCTGCTGCCCTCCCACACCCTCTACCGGATCGCCCGGGACATCTGGCGGCTGCCGGAGGACCGCCTGCGCCTCGTCCCCAACGGCGTCGACGTGGCGCGCTTTCCGGGCACGCCTGCGCCCGAGCTTCTGGCGAAGATGGGCGATCCGGCCATGGGGCCGCTGCTCGGCACCATCGCGGCGCTGCGGCCGGAGAAGAACCTGCCGCGCCTGGTCGAGGCGTTCGCGAAGGTCAATGCCGAACGGCCCTGCCGCCTGGCCATCGCGGGGGAGGGCAGGATGCGCGAGGCTGCCGAGGAGACGGCGCGCAAGCTGGGTGTGGGGACCCGCGTCTTCTTCACCGGCTATGTCGCCGACCCGGCGAGCGTCGTGGGGGCGTTCGACCTCTTCCTCTTGTCCTCGGATACCGAGCAGATGCCCGTGAGCGTGCTCGAAGCCATGGCGAGCGGCCTTGCCGTTGCCACCACCGACGTGGGCGACATCGCGCAGATGGTGGCGCCGCAAAACCGGCCCTATCTGGTGGCGAAGGACGCGGGCGCGCTGGCCCGCTCGGCGCTAGCGCTGCTGGCCGACGAGGCCCTTCGCGCGCGCATCGGTGCGGCGAACCGGGAGAAGTGTGAACGCGACTATTCCCTCGACGCGATGGTCGAAAGCTGGCGGACGCTGTGGGAGGGGAACGTCTGA
- a CDS encoding NAD-dependent epimerase/dehydratase family protein has product MARTWRVCIVGTGNIAAAHAEALKGIDGVRIGAAVDPSEAARTAFAAKWGAEGAFANVEQALASGSFDAAHILTPPDHHSAPALATLAAGLPTLVEKPLAVSTAECDALIQAAEAGRATLAVNQNFVHHPSFRKLRALMESGAIGPISHVACVYRAPLRQLASRQFGHWMFRKPVNILLEQAVHPLSQVRALVGPLGGFVTRAGRVDKIGSDIPLLRQADVMFEAERCPVSLHFEVGADFPVWQLTAYGSDGIAIADMYRGQCYVTGRTRWMEPVDLPLTALRTASSMIADTVGRTIRYSLSQIKLVRRSDVFFESMASSVADFYDCLASQQVPETNGAFGAELVRVCEEIAHEIAPAPAEATAVAAEGPEAWDVAVLGGTGFIGTHTVRALVDRGWRVGVMARNTVNLDPIFSHPNVRVLRGDVKNPDDISRAIGPARFVVNLAHGGGGANLDQIRAAMLGSAQSVANICREKKVERLLHVGSIASLYLGPDAGIVRDDTPSDPYPEARNDYARVKAETDTWLLDAHKTDGLPVVILRPGLVVGEGTSPFHGGLGIFNNEQHCIGWSSGRHPLPWILAEDVASAIVQALEARGIDGKTYNLVGDARPSAREFLEQYARVSGRPLVYHSGSPTRLWLTDVAKWMIKRIGGRRVALPSRRDVVSRGLYAIFDCGAAKADLDWSPVSELTVFYERALPRPGA; this is encoded by the coding sequence ATGGCGCGTACGTGGCGAGTGTGCATTGTCGGGACCGGAAATATCGCCGCGGCTCATGCCGAGGCCCTGAAGGGTATTGATGGCGTCCGGATTGGTGCGGCGGTGGACCCTTCGGAAGCTGCGCGCACAGCCTTTGCTGCCAAGTGGGGCGCAGAGGGGGCGTTTGCGAATGTCGAGCAGGCACTCGCGTCAGGTAGTTTCGATGCCGCACATATTCTCACTCCGCCCGATCATCACAGCGCGCCCGCGCTTGCTACCCTCGCTGCCGGGCTGCCGACGCTCGTGGAGAAGCCGCTCGCGGTCTCGACGGCGGAGTGTGACGCTCTGATCCAGGCAGCTGAAGCGGGTCGCGCAACGCTCGCCGTCAACCAGAATTTCGTGCATCACCCCTCGTTCAGAAAGTTGCGCGCCCTAATGGAGTCGGGGGCGATCGGGCCGATCAGCCATGTTGCGTGTGTCTACCGGGCACCCTTGCGCCAGCTGGCCTCGCGCCAGTTCGGCCACTGGATGTTCCGCAAACCGGTGAACATCCTGTTGGAGCAAGCGGTGCATCCGTTGTCGCAAGTCCGGGCCCTGGTCGGGCCGCTTGGAGGCTTTGTGACGCGCGCAGGCAGGGTCGACAAGATCGGTTCGGACATTCCCCTGCTGAGACAAGCCGACGTGATGTTCGAGGCGGAGCGGTGCCCGGTCAGCCTGCATTTCGAAGTGGGTGCCGACTTTCCCGTGTGGCAGTTGACCGCCTATGGCTCCGACGGGATCGCAATTGCCGACATGTATCGTGGCCAGTGTTACGTCACTGGTCGCACGCGCTGGATGGAACCGGTTGACTTGCCGCTGACGGCGCTGCGGACTGCTTCGAGCATGATCGCCGATACGGTCGGTCGCACAATCCGATATAGCCTCTCGCAGATAAAACTCGTGCGCCGGTCAGATGTGTTCTTTGAATCAATGGCGTCATCCGTCGCGGATTTCTACGATTGTCTTGCCAGTCAGCAGGTGCCGGAAACCAATGGAGCGTTTGGCGCAGAACTCGTCCGGGTATGCGAAGAGATCGCGCACGAGATCGCGCCCGCCCCTGCAGAGGCTACGGCAGTCGCCGCTGAGGGGCCGGAAGCGTGGGATGTGGCCGTGCTCGGCGGTACCGGATTCATTGGGACGCATACGGTGCGTGCGCTGGTCGACCGGGGCTGGCGCGTTGGCGTGATGGCGCGCAACACCGTTAATCTCGACCCCATCTTCTCGCATCCGAACGTTCGGGTCCTTCGAGGCGACGTCAAGAACCCCGACGATATCTCACGTGCCATCGGCCCTGCCCGTTTCGTGGTCAATCTCGCCCATGGCGGCGGTGGCGCCAACCTCGACCAAATCCGTGCGGCGATGCTGGGCAGCGCGCAATCGGTTGCCAATATCTGCCGCGAAAAGAAGGTCGAGCGACTGCTGCACGTTGGGTCGATCGCCTCGCTCTATCTGGGGCCGGACGCCGGGATCGTGCGCGACGACACGCCCTCGGACCCATATCCGGAGGCGCGCAACGACTATGCCCGGGTGAAGGCGGAGACCGATACCTGGCTGCTCGATGCACACAAAACAGATGGGCTTCCTGTCGTCATCCTGCGCCCGGGGCTTGTCGTCGGTGAGGGTACCTCTCCATTCCACGGGGGCCTCGGCATTTTCAACAATGAACAGCACTGTATTGGCTGGAGCAGTGGGCGGCATCCGCTTCCTTGGATCCTCGCCGAGGATGTCGCGAGCGCCATTGTCCAGGCGCTCGAGGCACGCGGTATCGATGGCAAGACCTATAATCTGGTAGGCGATGCCCGCCCTTCGGCGCGCGAGTTCCTGGAGCAATATGCTCGCGTTTCGGGACGTCCGCTCGTCTATCACTCAGGTTCACCTACTCGGTTGTGGCTGACCGATGTGGCAAAGTGGATGATCAAGCGGATTGGTGGCAGGCGTGTGGCATTGCCCTCGCGCCGGGATGTCGTATCCCGTGGCCTCTATGCCATATTTGATTGCGGTGCGGCCAAGGCCGATCTCGATTGGTCGCCTGTGAGTGAGCTAACCGTTTTTTATGAGCGGGCACTTCCGCGTCCGGGCGCCTAA
- the hisG gene encoding ATP phosphoribosyltransferase, producing MSARLTIAVPSKGRLQEKAIGFFAQIGTPIETAGGARDYVGRLGGLDGVEVLFLQAAEIADRLRDGTVHLGITGEDLLHEHEATPGEKVEILKPLGFGRADLVVAVPKTWIDVDTMADLDEVAAGYRARHGRRLRVATKYLKLTHGFFVRHAVSDYRIVESLGATEGAPASGTAEIVVDITSTGATLAANNLKILNDGVILRSQAVLGASLKAAWGEGALAALARILDLVAADETGRRERIVEAWPKSAPSADLLARLEDAGLSVIASGEGRLVGLARADALADIADVLRAGGADPVVVREAEAVFHTAAPVLDRFRVSLGR from the coding sequence ATGAGCGCGCGCCTGACCATCGCGGTGCCGTCGAAGGGGCGGCTTCAGGAGAAGGCCATCGGCTTCTTCGCGCAGATCGGCACGCCCATCGAGACGGCGGGCGGCGCGCGCGACTATGTCGGCCGGCTGGGTGGGCTCGACGGCGTGGAGGTACTGTTCCTGCAGGCCGCCGAGATCGCCGACCGGCTGCGCGACGGGACCGTGCATCTCGGCATCACGGGCGAGGATCTGCTGCACGAGCACGAGGCGACGCCCGGCGAGAAGGTGGAGATCCTGAAGCCGCTGGGCTTCGGGCGTGCCGACCTCGTGGTCGCCGTGCCGAAGACCTGGATCGACGTGGACACCATGGCCGACCTGGACGAGGTCGCGGCGGGCTATCGCGCGCGGCATGGGCGGCGGCTGCGCGTGGCGACCAAGTACCTGAAGCTGACGCACGGCTTCTTCGTGCGCCATGCCGTCTCCGACTACCGGATCGTGGAGAGCCTCGGCGCGACCGAGGGTGCGCCCGCGTCCGGCACTGCGGAGATCGTGGTCGACATCACCTCGACGGGCGCGACGCTCGCCGCGAACAATCTGAAGATCCTGAACGACGGGGTCATCCTGCGCTCGCAGGCCGTGCTCGGCGCGTCGCTGAAGGCGGCGTGGGGGGAGGGGGCGCTGGCCGCGCTCGCCCGCATCCTCGACCTCGTCGCCGCGGACGAGACCGGGCGCCGGGAGCGGATCGTTGAAGCCTGGCCGAAGAGCGCCCCGTCCGCCGATCTTCTGGCGCGGCTCGAAGACGCAGGTCTCTCGGTCATCGCGAGCGGGGAGGGCCGTCTCGTCGGCCTCGCGCGCGCGGATGCGTTGGCTGACATCGCGGACGTGTTGCGCGCGGGCGGCGCCGACCCGGTCGTCGTGCGCGAGGCGGAAGCGGTGTTTCATACTGCTGCGCCTGTGTTAGATCGCTTTCGGGTGTCCCTCGGTCGTTAA